The following proteins come from a genomic window of Sardina pilchardus chromosome 13, fSarPil1.1, whole genome shotgun sequence:
- the rflnb gene encoding refilin B translates to MVGRLNLQNVSDDDPLDMNFKAERALDSPDSGLPPSPSPSPWLLPVGSERVSGSLTSEDEGKGSSATCVKNFKCRPIPQRCPLSYGEGIELDPLPSKEIRYTSSVRYDSERHFIHDVSMQPSGHGLDQCSQTVFALPNCTWRRYKTEVELQPRQRVQRYQSTTIVYPKHARTIYTTQLNYDERRLAKRFLSSVELEPSDSRAPQ, encoded by the exons ATGGTGGGTAGACTGAATCTACAAAATGTGTCTGACGATGATCCTTTGGACATGAACTTCAAGGCTGAGCGGGCACTTGACAGTCCGGACTCCGGACTGCCTCCAAGTCCCAGTCCAAGTCCCTGGTTGTTGCCTGTCGGCAGCGAGAGAGTGTCCGGGAGTTTGACTTCAGAAGACGAGGGCAAAGGGTCATCAGCG ACTTGCGTTAAAAACTTCAAGTGTAGGCCTATTCCACAACGGTGCCCGTTATCCTATGGAGAAGGAATTGAACTTGACCCACTGCCATCAAAAGAAATAAG ATACACATCATCGGTGCGCTATGACTCGGAGCGCCACTTCATCCACGACGTCTCTATGCAGCCCTCGGGTCACGGGCTGGACCAGTGCAGCCAGACTGTCTTCGCACTGCCCAACTGTACCTGGCGGCGCTACAAGACCGAGGTGGAGCTTCAGCCCAGGCAGCGGGTGCAGCGCTACCAGAGCACCACCATAGTGTACCCCAAACACGCCCGCACCATCTACACCACCCAGCTGAACTACGACGAGAGGAGGCTGGCCAAGCGCTTCCTCTCCAGCGTGGAGCTGGAGCCGTCCGACAGCAGGGCTCCTCAGTGA